tgttttagatgaGTGGGAAGTATTTAGAACCTTTTTAGGTTTCTACTTTTGTGAcctcattagggagattttctaTCACATCCTTTTGTATTGACCAGCATCAGAGCTGAGCAtcagaacaaaaaatataattttctccTAAAAGAGTCACCACTTGGCTGGTAAAAAAATGGATTGTGTTACCAGTATTACTAATaagatacatattttaaaatttgtgtcCTGTGTTggtaattgtatatattgttggCCATCATTTCCTTTCTATCTTGTCCTGATGTAACAAGTGATTGGAAATCTTTGCAATGGAGTCCCATTAAACCTTCACTCtagggaaaaaaagtttagtcTGAAGCTGGGCTTATTATAGAACAATATATCTTATAGTAAAGTCAATTATGTTTTGTGTTCTGCAGAAGCTAATGAGTCACCGGTCCAGAGCCATTTCCAAGCTCTCCTCTGATGGGGTCCTGACAAAGCCACCAGTTAAAAGAAATCTGGAGGAGTTTTTCCAGCAGACCAGCGATCAGGAATGCAATCAGGTGGATGAAATATTGCGCGAGATCTCAAAGAAATGCAACGCTGCCCTCATGGGATGTGACTATGTAGAAGCCAAGCGACCCAAGCTGCAATCCGATGACCCCATGGACGGCCTGGATGAAGCTGCTTCAGGGATAAAAATGTGTGGAGCCTTTCATGGCCTAAAGACATCTACAGGTCACAGCTCATTGAACCTATCTGACACTGACTTGGAAGGAGATGTCTCTTTCAGAACCTCCATCAAAGACCATAGCACTATCCGGACACTTGCCTTTCCCCAGGGAAATGCTTTTACCATCAAGACCAATGGTGGGGGACATAAATTTAGATGGGTCCCTAACTAAGTTTGAATGCAATCAGCTAACTACACTTCCAGAAATACAGAGTGCTTGCAGCTTGCGCTGCTCAAAGTTTGGACTACCACTAGGGGGCGGACAAAACTCATTATAGTCTCAGGGTAACTGAGTCACTATACACGTGATTATTTCATtggacttttttatttaaatcaaatctGTCTCATGGTAAGACTGTGTTGTAAAGCAGACTGAaacactgcttttacatttttaaacagatgtTGCCATCACAAGCAATCAGCAGTGCAAAGTCAGCACTTTTATTCACTTCTTAAACAATTTGAAGGATAAACATTGCCCAAATGCTCCCAAACCTCTTGTCCCTCCTTCTGAGTTAGAGACAGCAGACAGCCAGTATTCCAAATGGCAGTTTCTTTATAACGTTTTTGTGCACTGgcacatacacacttttttttttagtctcatttttaaaaaaacttagactggcaataataaattgcaaatggatgacaggtacattttataaataggacaCCTGCTAGGATTGACTGCACATAACACAAGGTTGTATTTACCAGTATTAAAAT
This Pyxicephalus adspersus chromosome 6, UCB_Pads_2.0, whole genome shotgun sequence DNA region includes the following protein-coding sequences:
- the MCIDAS gene encoding multicilin isoform X1, which codes for MAMAIQACQYPFPAYGYDHQVHCLPGTADFDLQDFRDAVDNFIADQSSHMQAGLGTADFQLPPCDVSVFDQCLAPPIPSQPCQLMPINVQPIPSTEQYWRDMADHNQKALGDALVHNNQLHVTLNEKQEEIDSLKEKNVQLNELANQAKHLASVLDKLMSHRSRAISKLSSDGVLTKPPVKRNLEEFFQQTSDQECNQVDEILREISKKCNAALMGCDYVEAKRPKLQSDDPMDGLDEAASGIKMCGAFHGLKTSTGHSSLNLSDTDLEGDVSFRTSIKDHSTIRTLAFPQGNAFTIKTNGGGHKFRWVPN